The Paenibacillus wynnii DNA window CGGACAGGATAAGCAGGCCCCAAATGAAGGGGAATCCTTCGCAGCGGCTAGTGAGCTTACTGAAAATGAAGTTCATGCCACAATCAAGTCAGTATCACCGCAGACTTTAGCAACGGCTACGCACGAAGCTCCGAGCGATGAGAAAGCCATACAGGATAAGGTTAAAGTGGCGAGTCCAACCTCTTCACCGCAGCCTTCTTCGGTTCCTGAGGTGATTTCAGTACCTTCGACAAAACCTACGGCTGCGCCTATAACTGCACCATCAGCTGCACCATCAGTTGCACCGACATTGACACCAAAGAGATCAACGGTTGCGCAGACTTCACTGACTTCACCTACTGTAAAGCCCACATCGTCCTCTGAACCGAAAGCTAGCCCAGTAGGCACCGTGAAACCAAATATACAGGGTATAACAGGAGTCGGATGGTCGGAGTTCTTTGACGGTGAAGATCAGACCCGGCCTTCAGAACGCTTCTGGGATCTCCATGGCAGTGAAGTTACCATAAAAGGCTTTATGGGAGAGGTACTCTCCTTTGATAAACATTGGTTCCTGCTCATTCCGGAGCCGGGTGCTGAGTGTCCCTTTGATAATGGTGACGAAACGTATTGGAATAAGATTATGATCGTATTTGTTCCTGAAGACGTTAAGCTGAGATATAAATCAGGTCCCTTACAGATTACTGGACGTTTGGATGTGGGGATCAAAATCGATGATTCTGGATATAAGACGATGTTCCGCCTTTATGATGCCTCCTTCAAAGAAATCGAATAGAGATAGCAAAAAAGCCTCCCGCTGATGAACTCAGTTGGGAGCTTTTTGTTGTCCTTAGACACATCAGATTTTTTTGGCACCAGGCAACCAAGCATCGATATCATAACCCCGCTGTTCCCAATAGCCGATATGATCCCCCTCAATTAGTTCGATCCTATTCAGCCATTTTACAGACTTATAAGCATACATTTTTGGGACTACCAGACGAACAGGGCCCCCAAGCTGATTTGAAATCGGCATCCCGTCATGCATCACAGCAACCATGATATCCGCCATACGTGCTTGCTCCATGGTTAGGGAATCTGTGTAAACCCCGTCACCGGAATAGAGCTTCACAGTTGCAGCCGTTTTCTGAACACCAGCCATATCCAATAGTGCAGTGAGAGGGATGCCTTCCCAAGTATTTTTATAGACAGACCAGCCGGTAACACAGTGAAAATCACTGACCTGTACTTCACGCTTCAACTGAACGAATTGCTCCCAATTCCAGCTCAGCTTCTTATCCACTAGACCATCCACAGTAAAAGACCAATTGTCATTATTAAAAGAAGGGATGTCTGTAACCGTATATACGCGATAATGTCCGTCCGCTCCCCCACCAATCGGGGGTGAAGACTGCGGTAGAGGTACGGGTTCGGGGAGCAGTGTGTTCGCATTATCTGCCACATAGTCTTCCAAGCTTGGCGGTTTGAAGGATTGACCCACCCAACGTGTAAATGTAGGTCCCAAGGTTAATGCCATACCTGCCCCCACGGCAACTTTGATGAAACCCCGACGCGTATAAAAAGGTTGCGGATGGGAAGGGGGGAGGGTGTCACGACCAACTAACTTTCCTGTATTCTCTTCCAGATCACTATCAGGAACAATGGATCTTTTTTGCGGTTCCTTGAGCCATTTCGTCCGGGTGATGGAGTGGTAGATGATCAACGGAAGTCCGATCCAAGTCAGTAGGTCATGGATGAAAAGTGCTGCATTCGCTGCCCGGGGTCCAGCCATTTTGAACTGCCACAGTACTAAGCCTGACAAGATCCACCCTATAAGCAACCCCAGGACAACAAGTACATTGGCTTTTTGCGAGGTACGTCCTTTAAGGCGTTTCCAATGCTTAGCAGCGAGCAGCAAATAATAAATAACAGGAAGCAGTAACACTAGTCCGATTACGATGTGCCCCCACTTCAGCCACACACGGCCTTCCCCGAGTAATTCCCGCCAGAACCCGCCAAGCAGCATTAGACCGCTAAGAGCCAAGAACAGAACCAGCCAGGCATTCCATGCATGAATGGAGAGCAGTTTCTTCCCGTAACCCTTGCGAATACGAGCTAACCCTTTTTTCACCGGGATGTCCTCCTTCAGTATGTTCGAGTCGATTGTTCAACTTTTAACTAATTGTACCGCAAAAACTGTTCCATGAATAATGTTGCTGAACGTGACCACAGTCATTGATTTTTAGCAAAGAGAAAGGCATCATTATAAAGTTCTAAATGAAGTTTAAACTGAAACAGTAGGGATGGGGAACAATCGATGAAACAAGAAGTGCAATGGAAACCATCGCGTTTTAACGCGCGAACAACAGTGGATGACGGGGGACTCATGCTGTACAACAGCTATACGGGTGCCATCGCGGCGTTTTCGCCGGAGGAGAGCAGCAGAGTTATTGAATTGCTTTCCGGACCGGATGACCCTGTTCCTGATGGGGATTGCACTTTACACGAGGATCTCCTGGAGCACGGGTTTTTAGTTAGTCAGGATACGGATGAACTGCGGCGGGCGTTATATTTGCATCAGTCGATGCACCGTCAAGACAGCATGCACCTTGTGCTTCTAGCTACAGAGGCGTGTAATTTCCGCTGTAATTATTGTTATGAATATTTCCCGAGAGGAACGATGAAGAGTACGGTAACATCGGGACTCGAAAAATATATAGCCTCTCAAGTATCCACCTTAAACCGTCTGACGATTAGCTGGCATGGCGGCGAACCTCTTTTGGCTCCGCAAGTGATAGAGAGGCTGTCGCAATCTTTCATCGAATCCTGTGATCGTAATGGAGTCGTTTATGGGGCAGAAATATCCACTAACGGATACTTTCTGGATCGTGAAATGTTCGACAAGCTATTGGACTGGCGTGTAGAACGTTTTATGGTTACTTTGGACGGGGATGCGGAAGTACACAACCAGCGTCGCGCATTGACCGGCGGTGGAGATACTTATCAGCGGATAGTAGACAATCTGGTTTCCTTAAAAGCAGTGGATCGACCTTTTGAAATTAACCTGCGCGTGAACTTCGATAACAGCAACCTTGAGGCTGTAACTGAGTTTATTCCTGTTCTAAAAGATCTTTTCGGTGATGACCCGCGTTTCAAAGTCTACTTCCGTCCCGTGGGATGTATGGGCGGCGAGAACGATCTGAACCTTTCCGTATGTGATGATATCACCAAGGATACGAAGATTTGGGAGTTCAACGAGCAGGCGATTGCTCAAGGATTAACCGTAAGTTCTTTTATATCTGATATTCTTCTGCCTACAGGAGCTGTATGTTATGCGGCTAAACCGAACTCGTTGATTGTGGATTCAGACGGCCAGTTGTACAAGTGCTCCGTAGCCATTGACCAGGAGAATAACCAGCTTGGAAGTATTAATGAAGACGGAACTCTAGATCTTGATCTAGATAAAATGGCCCTGTGGACCACCTCAGGTGAAGAGACCGACAGCAACTGTCAATCGTGCTTCTTCCGTCCTTCTTGTCAGGGCAATCATTGCCCGTTGTACCGTATGCGCACGGGAAACCGCCCTTGTTCTTATGAGAAACGGCAGATCAAGCAGACACTTCGGACCATTTGGCTGCAAGGTAAAGCTGAGGAGCAAGCTTCTAATGTGTAAAGGTTAAGGAATGAAGCTCCTAGGCAAGAGCCTCATATGAGGGCTTTTAAGGAGGTGAAATAAATGAAAGTTATTCGTCCTGCAGTTCAACCAACTGCGATTACTACTGGCCGTGTCTCCAAATCGGTTCCAGGCAGCCTCAGCTAATTCGTCTATGTAGACCGTGACGAGACTGACCCCAAGGAGCTAAGGCGCATACCGAAGGACAACTTTTACTCGTACAGGGATGTTATACAAAGTAACGGAGAGCAATTATATTCGTAACACAAAGCAGGGAGTAATCCTAACAGTACGAGGGCATGGTAAACAGGTATTTTGGGGGGGCTTCCCGGTGCCTGTTTTATTGTGTTTTTCTTTTAAGTGTAGAAAGTGCAACTATTAACGAATACTTACCGCGCGTCGGTTGTTTAGATGTAGTTTATGCAGTTATTTGTCTGGTTTTTGGTGAGTATAGGTGTTTTTTTAATTTATAGTTGTACTGAATACACTTATCGCACGTGGAGTTGGTCATATGCTCCAAATAGGTGTAGAAAGTGCAACTAAAGTAGGCTCATCCTTCCCTGCATAGGAGAAGTGATGAGCCTTTTCTTTTGTAGATTGAAGTACGTTATCCCCTAATCATTAATCGGCAGCCCATTCCTCCAGCTTATCGTCATCTGGCAGCAGCAGGGCTAATAACCCCAATAGCGGCAGGAAACCGCAGGCAACAAACACCTTCGTAATCCCTATATAATCGATAAGATTGCCGATGACCAAAGATCCGATGCCCCCTAGCCCAAATGCGAGTCCGGTAATCAGACCCGAGATGGTACCGATATTCCCTGGATACAGCATTTGTGCATATATGACTGTAACCGAGAAGCTGGACAGTAGGACAAAGCCGCCGATCAATAACAGGACACCAGCCCAGAACTGGTTAACAAAAGGCAACACCAATGCAAACGGAACGGTTCCTACCATTGACATAAGGATTAGATTCCGACGTCCGAATCGGTCTGCCAGCGGCCCGCCGAAGAAGGTACCCACAGCCCCAGCAGCCAGATACATGAAGATATACACTTGAGCATTATCTAGAGACATTTTGTAATTAT harbors:
- a CDS encoding molybdopterin-dependent oxidoreductase, whose protein sequence is MKKGLARIRKGYGKKLLSIHAWNAWLVLFLALSGLMLLGGFWRELLGEGRVWLKWGHIVIGLVLLLPVIYYLLLAAKHWKRLKGRTSQKANVLVVLGLLIGWILSGLVLWQFKMAGPRAANAALFIHDLLTWIGLPLIIYHSITRTKWLKEPQKRSIVPDSDLEENTGKLVGRDTLPPSHPQPFYTRRGFIKVAVGAGMALTLGPTFTRWVGQSFKPPSLEDYVADNANTLLPEPVPLPQSSPPIGGGADGHYRVYTVTDIPSFNNDNWSFTVDGLVDKKLSWNWEQFVQLKREVQVSDFHCVTGWSVYKNTWEGIPLTALLDMAGVQKTAATVKLYSGDGVYTDSLTMEQARMADIMVAVMHDGMPISNQLGGPVRLVVPKMYAYKSVKWLNRIELIEGDHIGYWEQRGYDIDAWLPGAKKI
- a CDS encoding radical SAM/SPASM domain-containing protein, producing the protein MKQEVQWKPSRFNARTTVDDGGLMLYNSYTGAIAAFSPEESSRVIELLSGPDDPVPDGDCTLHEDLLEHGFLVSQDTDELRRALYLHQSMHRQDSMHLVLLATEACNFRCNYCYEYFPRGTMKSTVTSGLEKYIASQVSTLNRLTISWHGGEPLLAPQVIERLSQSFIESCDRNGVVYGAEISTNGYFLDREMFDKLLDWRVERFMVTLDGDAEVHNQRRALTGGGDTYQRIVDNLVSLKAVDRPFEINLRVNFDNSNLEAVTEFIPVLKDLFGDDPRFKVYFRPVGCMGGENDLNLSVCDDITKDTKIWEFNEQAIAQGLTVSSFISDILLPTGAVCYAAKPNSLIVDSDGQLYKCSVAIDQENNQLGSINEDGTLDLDLDKMALWTTSGEETDSNCQSCFFRPSCQGNHCPLYRMRTGNRPCSYEKRQIKQTLRTIWLQGKAEEQASNV